In Streptomyces sp. NBC_00569, a single genomic region encodes these proteins:
- a CDS encoding 3-oxoacid CoA-transferase subunit A, with protein MTTQICADVDEAVAGIEDGSTVLVGGFGMAGMPVDLIDALIRQGAKDLTVVSNNAGNGDTGLAALLAKGRVRKVICSFPRQADSWVFDELYRASRIELEVVPQGNLAERMRAAGAGIGAFFCPTGVGTLLAEGKETRVIDGRTYVLEYPIKGDVALIGAHRADRMGNLVYRKTARNFGPVMATAATTVIAQVREIVETGEIDPETVVTASIYVDRVVQEAARA; from the coding sequence ATGACCACTCAGATATGCGCCGACGTGGACGAGGCTGTGGCCGGGATCGAGGACGGCTCCACCGTGCTCGTCGGCGGCTTCGGCATGGCCGGCATGCCGGTCGACCTGATCGACGCGCTCATCCGCCAGGGCGCCAAAGACCTCACTGTGGTCTCCAACAACGCGGGCAACGGCGACACCGGACTCGCCGCGCTGCTTGCCAAGGGCCGCGTCCGCAAGGTGATCTGCTCCTTCCCGCGGCAGGCGGACTCGTGGGTGTTCGACGAGCTGTACCGCGCCAGCCGGATCGAGCTCGAGGTGGTTCCGCAGGGCAACCTCGCGGAGCGCATGCGGGCGGCGGGGGCCGGCATCGGCGCCTTCTTCTGCCCCACTGGCGTCGGCACCCTGCTCGCCGAGGGCAAGGAGACCCGCGTCATCGACGGCCGAACCTACGTCCTCGAGTACCCCATCAAGGGCGACGTCGCTTTGATCGGCGCCCACCGCGCCGACCGTATGGGCAACCTCGTCTACCGCAAGACCGCCCGCAACTTCGGGCCGGTGATGGCCACGGCGGCGACCACGGTGATCGCGCAGGTCCGCGAGATCGTCGAGACGGGCGAGATCGACCCGGAAACCGTCGTGACCGCGAGCATCTATGTCGACCGAGTGGTGCAGGAGGCGGCACGCGCATGA
- a CDS encoding 3-oxoacid CoA-transferase subunit B produces the protein MKPTSHVLKNDQGPLSKHDIAALIARDIPQGAFVNLGIGQPTLVADHLPAASGVVLHTENGMLNMGPAAQDAQVDPDLTNAGKVPVTELPGAAYFHHADSFAMMRGGHLDICVLGAFQVSALGDLANWHTGAPDAIPAVGGAMDLAIGAKKVFVMMTLFTKDGTPKLVSECSYPLTGLGCVDRVYTDLAVFDITPQGVRVAQTFGITPDELAARLDMPLTVVEQ, from the coding sequence ATGAAACCCACGAGCCACGTACTGAAGAACGATCAGGGCCCGCTGAGCAAGCACGACATCGCCGCCCTGATCGCGCGCGACATCCCCCAGGGCGCCTTCGTCAACCTGGGCATCGGTCAGCCGACCCTCGTTGCCGACCATCTGCCCGCCGCCTCAGGTGTGGTCCTCCACACCGAGAACGGCATGCTCAACATGGGGCCCGCCGCGCAGGACGCCCAGGTCGACCCCGACCTGACCAACGCGGGCAAGGTTCCCGTCACCGAACTGCCCGGGGCCGCGTACTTCCACCACGCCGACTCCTTCGCCATGATGCGCGGCGGCCATCTCGACATCTGCGTCCTCGGCGCATTCCAGGTCTCGGCCCTCGGCGACCTGGCCAACTGGCACACGGGCGCGCCCGATGCCATCCCCGCCGTCGGCGGAGCCATGGACCTGGCGATCGGCGCCAAGAAGGTGTTCGTGATGATGACCCTGTTCACCAAGGACGGCACACCCAAGCTGGTTTCCGAGTGCAGTTACCCCCTCACCGGTCTCGGCTGCGTCGACCGCGTATACACCGACCTCGCGGTCTTCGACATCACCCCCCAAGGAGTGCGCGTCGCGCAGACCTTCGGCATCACGCCGGACGAGCTCGCCGCACGCCTGGACATGCCGCTGACTGTCGTCGAGCAGTGA
- a CDS encoding DUF6087 family protein codes for MHDEQESLEDWARRREERQNASKGKRRAVPLTEGPHRGQHVAPDAPRVIQEWDGTEWETVSLVSDLAEAKTVLYPPQPAEQKAAEWDRPALEKGRGRHRKPTPAENREQQQSIQGHAGRRRQYSGGSPVTETGDPPNTCSSTATS; via the coding sequence ATGCACGACGAACAGGAGTCGCTGGAGGACTGGGCACGGCGACGCGAGGAACGTCAGAACGCCTCGAAGGGCAAGCGTCGCGCGGTGCCGCTGACCGAAGGGCCGCACCGCGGGCAACACGTCGCCCCCGACGCACCCCGCGTGATCCAGGAATGGGACGGAACCGAGTGGGAGACGGTCAGCCTGGTCAGCGATCTCGCCGAGGCCAAGACCGTGCTGTACCCGCCGCAGCCGGCCGAACAGAAAGCCGCCGAATGGGATCGCCCCGCGCTGGAGAAAGGCCGGGGTCGACACCGGAAGCCGACGCCAGCAGAGAACCGAGAGCAGCAGCAGTCCATTCAGGGCCACGCGGGAAGGCGGCGGCAATATAGCGGCGGATCCCCGGTTACCGAAACCGGGGATCCGCCGAATACTTGTAGCTCCACCGCCACTTCCTGA
- a CDS encoding helix-turn-helix transcriptional regulator, with protein sequence MSDTAHTPSKHAVSPELGPLLKRWRKRIDHRRITGIDSTRRRLKPGLTQDEVASLTGVASSWYRQLEGGSPRPVSEQFVQRLAMTLRLKEAERVILFQLALGHAPPPPRTAPDPASYANLQSVLDALLPHPAYVSNLWWDIVAHNKPQEDWFPWLPYEPNLMRFAFLYPEARDQLVNWRSDWAVPFLAQIRFAIATHPDVPELLQLRDDILDGNDEARELWADRLAQAHPDGEVRGFSLPFHDGQEIQVRIMAFAPMSHPDLRMIALVRQ encoded by the coding sequence ATGAGTGACACAGCCCATACACCGTCCAAGCACGCGGTTTCTCCGGAGTTGGGCCCCCTGCTCAAGCGGTGGCGCAAACGGATCGACCACAGGCGGATCACCGGCATCGATTCCACGCGCAGGCGCCTGAAACCCGGGCTGACTCAGGACGAGGTCGCCTCTCTCACCGGCGTCGCAAGCTCCTGGTATCGCCAGCTGGAGGGCGGCAGCCCGCGCCCCGTCTCGGAACAGTTCGTCCAGCGCTTGGCCATGACTCTCCGGCTGAAGGAAGCCGAGCGCGTCATCCTCTTCCAGCTCGCGCTCGGCCACGCGCCTCCGCCGCCCCGGACAGCGCCGGACCCCGCGTCCTATGCGAATCTGCAGTCAGTGCTCGACGCGCTCCTGCCTCATCCGGCCTATGTCTCGAACCTCTGGTGGGACATCGTCGCCCATAACAAGCCCCAGGAGGACTGGTTCCCCTGGCTGCCCTACGAGCCGAACCTAATGCGCTTCGCCTTCTTGTATCCGGAGGCCCGGGACCAGCTCGTCAACTGGCGTAGTGACTGGGCCGTCCCCTTCCTCGCGCAGATCCGCTTCGCGATCGCCACGCATCCCGACGTTCCAGAGCTCCTACAACTCCGCGACGACATCCTGGACGGCAACGACGAAGCGCGTGAGCTCTGGGCCGATCGTCTGGCACAGGCGCATCCAGACGGGGAGGTCCGAGGCTTCTCCCTGCCCTTTCACGACGGCCAGGAGATCCAAGTACGCATCATGGCCTTCGCTCCGATGAGTCATCCAGATCTACGCATGATCGCGCTGGTCCGACAATGA
- a CDS encoding MAB_1171c family putative transporter, with protein MAFVFLVCLGVAVAWKWYQLSKAPSDRPLRSVTLCLTCAAASYPVAMPGGATGLDTVAGHGAAKVAQNLLLLATVYFLMCFYLYAAADERRGRRRARAEAALVLVVGTAITAAAASVPHHELAGSFATTDMTVWQVAFFYAVAGVYLMYALTVAGLWTRRYARLSMRPHSTGLWAAGAGMVGMATACAMRAVIVAARWRGVAVSDSVLLCVALILVCSSLLFVVGITYPGVRTRLSLCRLWLRHRREHARLEPLWLLMTEAAPHVVLKTDSRSRWDQWRARGVHRRHHRRFVECRDGLVEISPYLEPNPRSDAVSPETNVDRVAEQLRAAGYSRRSGVPTNAATPTTPALPGPRSREADVQELLALSDALRSTN; from the coding sequence GTGGCGTTCGTCTTCCTCGTCTGCCTCGGCGTGGCCGTGGCGTGGAAGTGGTACCAGCTGTCGAAGGCGCCGAGTGATCGACCCCTGCGGTCCGTCACTCTCTGTCTGACGTGTGCGGCCGCGTCGTACCCGGTCGCCATGCCCGGGGGAGCGACTGGCCTGGATACGGTCGCCGGCCATGGCGCTGCAAAGGTCGCTCAGAATCTGCTGCTGCTCGCCACGGTGTACTTCCTGATGTGCTTCTACCTGTACGCGGCCGCGGACGAGCGCCGTGGCCGCCGCCGGGCACGGGCCGAGGCCGCCCTCGTGCTCGTGGTCGGCACCGCCATCACGGCCGCCGCAGCAAGCGTCCCGCACCACGAGCTGGCAGGCAGCTTCGCCACAACCGACATGACAGTGTGGCAAGTTGCCTTCTTCTACGCAGTGGCCGGCGTGTATCTGATGTACGCGCTGACGGTCGCCGGCCTGTGGACCCGCCGGTACGCACGACTGTCCATGAGGCCGCACTCGACGGGCCTGTGGGCCGCCGGAGCGGGCATGGTCGGTATGGCGACCGCTTGCGCGATGCGTGCCGTCATCGTCGCCGCGCGATGGCGCGGAGTGGCGGTCTCCGACTCGGTCTTGCTCTGTGTAGCGCTGATCCTCGTCTGCTCGAGCCTCCTGTTCGTCGTCGGTATCACCTACCCTGGCGTACGCACTCGGCTGTCGCTGTGTCGGTTGTGGCTACGACACCGGCGCGAACACGCTCGCCTCGAACCGCTCTGGCTGTTGATGACCGAGGCCGCGCCGCACGTGGTACTCAAGACCGACTCACGTTCGCGCTGGGACCAGTGGCGAGCGCGTGGCGTCCACCGTAGGCATCACCGCCGGTTCGTCGAGTGCCGCGACGGCCTGGTCGAGATCAGCCCGTACCTTGAACCGAATCCGCGCAGCGATGCGGTGTCGCCCGAGACGAACGTTGACCGGGTGGCTGAGCAACTCCGCGCAGCCGGGTACTCCCGTCGGAGTGGCGTACCGACGAACGCAGCCACGCCCACGACGCCTGCTCTGCCGGGCCCGCGCAGCCGGGAAGCTGACGTGCAAGAGCTCCTCGCCCTGTCCGATGCCCTGCGCTCCACCAACTGA
- a CDS encoding amidohydrolase family protein — MLITAAHVLAGPDRHPIADGAVLVRDGAIAGIGPREEVQRHAHSDEPRLAFPAGTVMPGLIDAHVHLCFDAGPEPVATLEEQDDEALFTEMQARAEQLLCTGVTTARDLGDRNGLAVRLAQSVADGLSVGPRVVSATTPVTPPGGHCWFLGGEVSGVDEVRRLVQRNVAAGANVIKVMETGGGLTKGGAKSWETQFSRAELDALVDEAHRAGLPVAAHAHGVDGITAAVEAGVDTIEHCTWMTADGFEVLEDVLTQIIDKGIYVCPAVSPHWPMLPKFFGPERAEAMFDAVRRMAQAGARLIAGTDAGVQRAGFDGLASSLRFYEHLGLPNERILAMATTEAAGALGLGDTTGQLTLGYSADLLVVEGDPLTDLDSLKSVNAVIAAGRHHHLDTNE; from the coding sequence ATGCTGATCACCGCCGCCCACGTTCTCGCCGGACCTGACCGGCATCCGATCGCCGATGGTGCCGTCCTCGTACGCGACGGCGCGATCGCCGGTATCGGACCACGCGAAGAGGTCCAGCGCCACGCTCACTCCGACGAGCCGCGCCTTGCTTTCCCGGCCGGCACGGTGATGCCCGGGCTGATCGACGCTCACGTCCACCTCTGCTTCGACGCCGGTCCCGAACCCGTCGCCACTCTTGAAGAGCAGGACGACGAGGCCTTGTTCACGGAGATGCAGGCCCGAGCCGAGCAGCTGCTGTGCACGGGCGTCACCACCGCGCGTGACCTCGGTGACCGCAATGGCTTGGCCGTGCGCCTGGCGCAGTCCGTCGCCGACGGCCTCAGCGTCGGCCCGCGCGTCGTCTCGGCCACCACGCCCGTGACGCCTCCGGGGGGCCACTGCTGGTTCCTCGGCGGTGAGGTGTCCGGTGTCGACGAAGTACGCCGTCTCGTGCAGCGCAACGTGGCCGCCGGTGCCAACGTCATCAAGGTCATGGAGACCGGCGGCGGGCTCACCAAGGGGGGCGCCAAGAGCTGGGAGACCCAGTTCTCCCGGGCCGAGCTGGACGCGCTCGTCGACGAGGCTCACCGCGCCGGACTGCCGGTCGCCGCGCACGCCCACGGCGTCGACGGCATCACCGCCGCGGTCGAGGCAGGCGTCGACACGATCGAGCACTGCACCTGGATGACCGCCGACGGGTTCGAGGTCCTCGAGGACGTGCTCACACAGATCATCGACAAGGGCATCTACGTCTGCCCGGCGGTCAGCCCGCACTGGCCGATGCTGCCGAAGTTCTTCGGCCCCGAACGCGCCGAGGCCATGTTCGACGCCGTACGGCGCATGGCCCAGGCCGGAGCCCGACTGATCGCGGGTACGGACGCCGGGGTGCAGCGCGCCGGCTTCGACGGACTGGCGTCAAGCCTCCGCTTCTACGAGCACCTGGGGCTGCCCAACGAGCGCATCCTCGCGATGGCCACCACGGAAGCCGCCGGAGCGCTGGGGCTCGGCGACACCACGGGGCAGCTGACCCTCGGATACAGCGCCGATCTCCTGGTGGTGGAGGGCGACCCGCTCACCGACCTCGACTCCCTGAAGTCGGTCAACGCGGTGATCGCGGCGGGACGACACCACCACCTGGACACCAACGAGTAA
- a CDS encoding helix-turn-helix domain-containing protein produces the protein MAPRRFDRDRVRALRRARDITQSDLGHAVGVGDSTVASWELGSSTPDGEKLPLLARFFGLPLNDLFPRPSGEQPDLADLRCDAGYSQYQTRELIGTKSSGPVANAERGKRRLSPKFQEPLAKAYRVPVEELLAAQERSFGIEVPAASGGSSVPRSVAEKITYLLEHSYPGAQTPPSDAEIARAVNEHAGGQVITETGVRDLRTGDDAELPPLVASGLAEVFDVSPLFFQPDDTVARQVVEGLRLLAAVRTGAVGRVAARGLGPEGMSDELLSFLNQVVEEMADREKPGADGPGH, from the coding sequence ATGGCCCCTCGTCGCTTCGACCGCGACCGAGTTCGCGCCCTGCGCCGCGCACGCGACATCACGCAGAGCGATCTCGGGCACGCTGTCGGTGTGGGTGACTCGACCGTGGCCAGCTGGGAGCTGGGCTCCTCGACACCCGACGGTGAGAAGCTGCCCCTCCTGGCCAGATTCTTCGGCCTCCCACTGAACGACCTGTTCCCCCGCCCCTCAGGCGAGCAGCCCGACCTGGCCGATCTGCGCTGCGATGCCGGCTACAGCCAGTACCAGACGCGAGAGCTCATCGGCACCAAGAGCTCAGGCCCGGTCGCCAATGCCGAGCGCGGCAAGCGACGTCTGAGTCCGAAGTTCCAGGAACCACTGGCGAAGGCCTACCGCGTGCCCGTCGAGGAGCTCCTGGCGGCGCAGGAGCGCTCCTTCGGCATCGAGGTACCGGCGGCATCCGGTGGATCGTCGGTGCCCCGATCGGTGGCCGAGAAAATCACCTACCTGCTGGAGCATTCATATCCCGGCGCTCAGACTCCCCCGTCGGACGCCGAGATCGCCCGCGCGGTCAATGAGCACGCCGGTGGCCAGGTCATCACGGAGACCGGTGTGCGCGACTTGAGAACGGGCGACGACGCCGAACTACCGCCGCTCGTCGCATCCGGCCTGGCCGAAGTCTTCGACGTCTCCCCCCTGTTCTTCCAGCCGGACGACACCGTGGCCCGGCAGGTCGTGGAAGGGCTGCGGCTGCTCGCTGCCGTCAGGACCGGCGCGGTGGGGCGCGTAGCAGCGCGCGGGCTCGGACCGGAGGGAATGTCGGACGAGCTTCTGTCGTTCCTGAACCAGGTCGTCGAGGAGATGGCCGACAGGGAAAAGCCCGGAGCCGACGGCCCCGGGCACTGA
- a CDS encoding ATP-binding protein: MRDHDAQPVGGLARRLAGILAARGQDPTAQPSYEPERLPALELGEARIPTRYQRAVADHPAVAAWVREVADGGRPGPQGAPGLAEGRSLLIVGTTGTGKTHQAYGAVRSLLIAGVRLRWKAITAADLYAELRPRPGHDGERELMDLARCPLLIIDDLGAAKYSEWTEEITMRLINRRYNAMLPTLITTNLGMADLRTHIGDRVASRLTEMTDRVILDGPDRRRALAAERYASAAART, translated from the coding sequence ATGCGCGACCACGACGCCCAGCCCGTCGGCGGCCTGGCCCGACGCCTCGCGGGCATCCTCGCGGCTCGCGGCCAGGACCCCACCGCACAACCCTCCTACGAACCGGAACGGCTACCCGCCCTCGAACTGGGCGAGGCCCGCATCCCCACCCGCTACCAAAGGGCCGTCGCTGATCACCCCGCCGTCGCCGCCTGGGTGCGCGAGGTCGCCGACGGCGGACGCCCCGGCCCCCAAGGCGCCCCCGGACTCGCCGAAGGCCGATCACTCCTGATCGTCGGCACCACCGGCACCGGCAAAACCCATCAGGCCTACGGAGCCGTGCGCTCGCTCCTGATCGCCGGAGTCCGACTGCGCTGGAAAGCGATCACCGCCGCCGACCTCTACGCCGAACTGCGCCCCAGGCCCGGACACGACGGCGAACGGGAACTGATGGACCTGGCCCGCTGCCCCCTGCTGATCATCGACGACCTCGGCGCCGCCAAGTACAGCGAATGGACCGAGGAGATCACGATGCGGCTCATCAACCGCCGCTACAACGCGATGCTCCCGACCCTGATCACCACCAACCTCGGCATGGCCGACCTACGCACACACATCGGCGACCGCGTCGCCTCCCGCCTGACCGAGATGACCGACCGCGTCATCCTCGACGGGCCCGACCGTAGACGCGCCCTCGCCGCCGAGCGCTACGCCTCAGCGGCGGCCCGCACCTGA
- a CDS encoding WhiB family transcriptional regulator yields MHHTTSNTSQHRALGNHAWRDRAGCRSTPHHQVDPDLFFPEPDELDRIHQAKTLCAQCPVRQGCLDAALDNGDTVGIRGGMTEEERDPLHKKTEFRLDYSRVNDALAGRDIFLSRAERRAVARAACQADIPADRLATMLKISDEHAKKLYRRTRREIRNRAAEQKQATEDNAAVIPLGDTRKASHNPQRKASAHGTGQSAA; encoded by the coding sequence ATGCACCACACCACCAGCAACACCTCTCAGCACCGCGCACTTGGCAACCACGCATGGCGCGACCGCGCGGGCTGCCGCTCGACACCTCACCACCAGGTCGACCCCGACCTCTTCTTCCCCGAACCCGACGAACTGGACCGCATCCACCAGGCCAAGACCCTCTGCGCCCAGTGCCCCGTTCGCCAAGGCTGCCTTGACGCCGCCCTAGACAACGGCGACACCGTCGGCATCCGGGGCGGCATGACCGAAGAGGAACGGGACCCGCTGCACAAGAAGACGGAGTTCCGACTCGACTACAGCCGAGTCAACGACGCATTGGCCGGCCGCGACATCTTCCTCTCCCGCGCCGAACGCCGCGCCGTCGCGCGTGCCGCCTGCCAGGCCGACATCCCCGCGGACCGGCTCGCCACCATGCTCAAGATCAGCGATGAGCACGCCAAGAAGCTCTACCGCCGCACCCGGCGCGAAATCCGCAACCGTGCCGCAGAACAGAAGCAAGCGACGGAGGATAACGCGGCAGTGATCCCCCTCGGCGACACCCGCAAGGCGTCGCATAACCCGCAGCGCAAAGCCTCTGCACACGGCACAGGCCAGAGCGCCGCGTGA
- a CDS encoding DUF2637 domain-containing protein, translating into MSHSPPTPAHINSWDRAAIVALGGAGCALSYDALQQMATAIHIRGFLTFVFPLVIDGFIAYGVRALLVLRSAPLAARCYVWLLFGTATAASIWANALHAVRLNEQQPERTGLRLGDVTVGVLSTLAPLALAGAVHLYILIARRITEAAVAGTTDNQSARSGRDGAADPDTVPIATGQVPADNVRRPTVRTSATEVSVETNTVTAPVEASGHSPVGPEPARHDRAADLDGQSVARPRTVTVLPSAKAPETFADTIRARRPDNRDQKPTAVTDDELLDIARTAVSDSGRVTRKVVGDAIRSRNLGLGNDRLTDLMRLLREERDKAQQQVNDPVN; encoded by the coding sequence GTGAGCCACTCGCCGCCCACTCCGGCCCACATCAACTCATGGGACCGAGCGGCCATCGTCGCCCTCGGCGGCGCCGGATGCGCTCTCTCCTACGACGCCCTCCAACAGATGGCCACCGCCATCCACATCCGAGGCTTCCTGACCTTCGTCTTTCCCTTGGTCATCGACGGCTTCATCGCCTACGGAGTACGCGCACTCCTCGTCCTACGCAGCGCACCTCTCGCCGCCCGCTGCTATGTCTGGCTGCTCTTCGGCACAGCGACTGCCGCCAGCATCTGGGCCAACGCACTGCACGCAGTACGCCTCAACGAACAACAGCCCGAGCGCACCGGTCTCCGCCTCGGCGACGTCACCGTCGGGGTGTTGTCCACCCTGGCCCCACTCGCCCTGGCCGGAGCCGTCCACCTGTACATCCTCATCGCCCGCCGAATTACCGAAGCAGCTGTGGCCGGGACAACGGACAACCAGAGTGCCCGGAGCGGGCGGGACGGCGCTGCCGACCCGGATACCGTCCCGATAGCCACCGGCCAGGTACCCGCAGACAACGTCCGTCGGCCGACCGTCCGGACATCGGCCACCGAAGTGTCCGTGGAGACCAACACGGTCACAGCGCCGGTCGAAGCCTCCGGACACTCGCCGGTCGGCCCGGAACCCGCACGCCATGACCGAGCTGCCGACCTGGACGGTCAGTCGGTCGCCAGACCTCGGACGGTCACCGTCCTGCCCTCGGCGAAAGCGCCAGAGACCTTCGCGGACACCATCCGCGCCCGCCGCCCGGACAACCGTGACCAGAAGCCAACGGCGGTCACCGACGACGAACTCCTCGACATCGCCCGCACCGCGGTCAGCGACTCCGGACGCGTGACCCGGAAGGTCGTCGGCGACGCCATCCGAAGCCGAAACCTCGGTCTGGGCAACGACCGGCTCACCGACCTCATGCGCCTCCTGCGCGAAGAACGTGACAAGGCTCAGCAACAGGTCAACGACCCGGTCAACTGA
- a CDS encoding plasmid mobilization protein, translated as MPRDQIRSVRLTRDELDLVHHAAESVGLKTAGFLADAAVAVAQAQGGPKTWLLDQRRQVEELMAASTQLVRAGNNLNQVARILNSGGHVEYADEAVARVLRAAARIEAAAIELARR; from the coding sequence GTGCCCCGCGACCAAATCCGCAGCGTCCGCCTGACCCGCGACGAACTCGACCTCGTCCACCACGCCGCCGAATCCGTCGGCCTGAAGACCGCAGGATTCCTCGCAGACGCCGCCGTCGCGGTCGCCCAGGCCCAAGGCGGTCCGAAAACCTGGCTGTTGGACCAGCGCCGCCAGGTCGAGGAACTGATGGCCGCGAGCACCCAGCTCGTCCGTGCCGGCAACAACCTCAACCAGGTTGCCCGCATCCTCAATTCCGGAGGTCATGTCGAATACGCAGACGAGGCGGTCGCCCGTGTCCTGCGAGCCGCGGCCCGGATTGAGGCTGCGGCCATCGAACTGGCCAGGCGGTGA
- a CDS encoding mobilization protein codes for MVPDISTGSRTYGLLAYLYGPGRRDEHTAPHIVAAWSQELAPDPGRDPAATLKQLTDRLDLPVLALPKDQRPVRHVWHCPVRTAPGDRHLTDAEWGEVARRIVHATGIAEDGDDKACRWIAVRHADDHIHIVATLKREDGRSPRRHEDGIRAQAECRKIERAWGLQILNQGDGTAAQRPTSAERSKAERTGRAEPPRETLREQVRQALTGAAAEDEFFRRLTEAGLRLEKRIAPSGDTIGYKVALPGDRNRDGQPIWFPGSKLAPDLSLPKIRERLEAGTVDNGPAPGGPVHPSSRPARARRNATHVAEQALTTLAGDHDGDIAAQLVGVGELLDAVAQTAPASTRKELSEAARTFERATRSHIRAEHADHRALRSAARGIVRAGNALGKGEDGGSTAMLLSTMVLVTIAAIRWHSARGHAQQAAAARQAAQHLRAAYRTAAATPMNTMRAQGRQLPAPVRDCYAHTLEGALPAQADHLLCEPGWDALAATLAQAEQAGHDPETLLQQAIESLELDTADNVTDVLVWRLRSIGELPAAAISARGRTNPRLHPPQPQAPKPTTPESPARRGVSSSRRPGPRR; via the coding sequence GTGGTCCCGGACATCTCTACCGGCAGCCGTACGTACGGACTCCTCGCCTATCTCTATGGGCCCGGCCGCCGGGACGAACACACCGCCCCGCACATCGTCGCCGCCTGGAGTCAGGAACTCGCCCCAGACCCCGGCCGCGACCCGGCCGCCACCCTCAAGCAGCTCACTGACCGACTCGACCTCCCCGTTCTCGCCCTGCCGAAGGACCAACGCCCGGTCCGGCACGTGTGGCACTGCCCCGTACGCACCGCGCCGGGCGACCGGCACCTCACCGATGCCGAGTGGGGCGAGGTAGCCCGCCGCATCGTCCACGCCACAGGCATCGCCGAGGATGGCGACGACAAGGCATGCCGGTGGATCGCCGTACGCCACGCCGACGACCACATCCACATCGTCGCCACGCTCAAGCGCGAAGACGGACGCAGTCCCCGCCGCCACGAAGACGGCATTCGCGCCCAGGCCGAATGCCGCAAGATCGAAAGGGCATGGGGCCTGCAGATCCTCAACCAGGGTGACGGAACCGCTGCTCAACGCCCGACCAGTGCCGAACGCTCCAAGGCCGAACGCACGGGCCGGGCCGAACCGCCCCGCGAAACGCTACGCGAGCAGGTCCGCCAGGCCCTGACCGGAGCCGCCGCCGAGGACGAGTTCTTCCGCCGCCTCACCGAGGCCGGCCTGCGTCTCGAAAAGCGCATCGCCCCCTCCGGCGACACCATCGGATACAAGGTCGCCCTGCCAGGTGACCGCAACCGCGACGGACAGCCCATCTGGTTCCCCGGCTCCAAACTCGCCCCCGACCTCTCCCTCCCTAAGATCCGGGAACGCCTTGAAGCTGGAACCGTCGACAACGGGCCAGCCCCCGGCGGCCCGGTCCACCCGTCCTCCCGACCGGCCCGCGCACGACGTAACGCCACCCACGTTGCTGAGCAGGCGCTCACGACACTCGCCGGAGACCACGACGGAGATATAGCCGCGCAGCTCGTTGGAGTCGGCGAACTGCTCGACGCCGTCGCCCAGACGGCCCCGGCCTCCACCCGCAAGGAACTCTCCGAAGCAGCCCGCACCTTCGAGCGCGCCACCCGCTCCCACATCCGTGCCGAGCACGCCGACCATCGCGCTCTACGGTCCGCTGCGCGCGGCATCGTCCGTGCCGGCAACGCCTTGGGCAAAGGCGAGGACGGCGGTAGCACCGCGATGCTTCTGTCCACCATGGTCCTCGTCACCATCGCCGCCATCCGCTGGCACTCCGCCCGCGGACACGCCCAACAGGCCGCTGCCGCCCGGCAAGCCGCCCAACACCTGCGCGCCGCGTACCGAACCGCTGCCGCCACCCCCATGAACACGATGCGCGCGCAGGGCCGCCAGCTCCCCGCTCCCGTCCGCGACTGCTACGCCCACACCCTCGAAGGTGCCCTCCCCGCACAGGCCGACCACCTCCTGTGCGAACCCGGCTGGGACGCCCTTGCCGCCACCCTCGCCCAAGCCGAACAAGCAGGGCACGATCCCGAGACGCTCCTTCAACAAGCCATCGAATCTCTCGAGTTGGACACCGCTGACAACGTCACCGACGTCCTCGTCTGGCGACTGCGTAGCATCGGAGAGCTGCCCGCAGCTGCCATCTCAGCCCGCGGACGAACGAACCCCCGATTGCACCCGCCACAGCCCCAGGCCCCGAAGCCAACGACACCCGAGTCTCCGGCCCGGAGGGGAGTGAGCAGCTCGCGCAGGCCAGGCCCTCGGCGCTGA